agtgtgcaacaagtgtctcatagtagtcGTGAGGGAATGCAAAGAGTAAGgttataacataattttcaacacactcaaatatatctaatatgataaaacagcgctgtgTTACCCCACATACGCATGACCAGAAGTGGGATAATAAACGTTCCGCTGATGTTGAGCCATGCGTCATGCTCGTCTGTCATTAGCAATCGCTTCAGCGGCCTCGTTCAGCTCCCGCAGCACTCGGGCCTGCTCTGCTTCATGCTATAGTAACTTTAATAATCTCATCCATTAACATGATGAGTCCCGTCCCCATTCTTATCCAACGTCTGTGGGGTGAAGACGACAACTCAAGCTACGCCGTTGCTTTGAATAGGCAACCTCTAGCTGCGAAAAACTACACATTGTGTCGTTAAtttaagccctgtctgtgaaaccaggtcatagttaaaggaactgtatgtaagaaatgtatttcaattaatcatgaaatggccctgatatgtcactagacttTAGGAAATCGTGTTAATTTCTAATACTTATATCATATATATCAtagatattgtcatttaaaagttgttgcagccctcaactgatgttgatgttgacatgttgtgttttggcctgaaggtccaccctccacctatctaccaatcgtgaagtcagtagtgttaaGGCATCCGGGTTGTCAGATCTGccctatactgtaaaaaaaaaaggcaaattttgaacttttgcagtacaatagACTtgaatgtttaagttatttcaacttaaattatgttaaactgactttaaaaaattagttacatcttctataacttataaaaacaagtttaacattgcttaacttattttgatgagttaaaacaatgtaaaaacatatgttgtcataacttattgaacatataattttttacagtgtagttaccacagctgcagctacaaacgttcctgctgatcctgcagcttatctggcaacctcgagtcagggggagggggagaggggatacaccgatCTACAGTCATtagaaagtgattgcagtaccagttttggccacaatcttacatacacttcctttaaaaggaaaaaaaatcccagttttagttttagtttttgatGACTAAAACGGATCTAAATCTTTACTATAACTGTCATGTTAAAAATAGgcttgaattattattatttatttatttttctccaaatgTCCTGTTTTGATAATTACTGATTCGTTTTGCATTCACAATCAGAAGCTTTTGTTTTAAAGTTAAAATGCCAATTATTGAAATGAATTACTTATTTTCGGATGATTCAAACTTTTAGATTTTTAAGTATTTCACAAAAATTTGTGGAAATTATAAAACTCATCTAGAACATGTTGCCGTAGTTGTGTAACAGTTATGTAATCCAAATCATAACTAATGGAACCCCATTGATACTGCTGTACATTTCTTGCAACAGCTGTGATGTTGTAATCAATCAGTCATATAAAGTCAAAGAATTAGTTTGATAGTCAGTTATTTTGTAGGTAATTATAGGTGATTAGTGTGCCTTTATCTGGGATGATTATAGAGTCTGCAATAAAGCAATTCATACGCTTGTCAGTGCTTACTGTATAACTGTTTGTTGAATAGCATTGAACCTTGAAAACAAAAGCCATGTGAGCAAGTGATTCTGTGAGGATGATTTTTGTTAAATAGCGTAACATTCCATATTCAGGGGTTATTTTGATTGTATACGGGCATTGTTAAATCTATTTAGAAATTTAAGGgtctttatttttcattttataatgtatattttatgatatattatattctCTGTTTCTCTGTAGGTAATGGTGCAGCACTGGTGTTGTGTTCTGTGTCTGTGGCCTGCCTGAGTGGATTGATGATGGGTTATGAGATGAGTCTGATATCAGGAGCTTTGCTTCAACTCAGGGATGCTTTGACTCTCTCCTGTCCGGAGCAAGAGCAAGTCGTTGGGTCTCTTCTGTTTGGAGCCTTCTTCCTGTCCCTGGGTGGCGGCACCCTCCTGGATCGTTATGGACGGCGGTTCACTATCATCCTCACAGCGCTGCTGTGTGTTTTGGGCACacttctgagtgtgtgtgtggtatcaTTTTGGACGCTAGTGGTGGGGCGGATGTTGGTCGGCATGGCGGTTGCGCTGTCAGGCACAGCGTCTTGCCTGTATGCGGCGGAAGTGTCACCGGCCACCTGGCGTGGAaggtgcgtgtgtgtatatgagtTAATGGTAGTTTTAGGGATGCTGTTGGGTTTTGGACTGAGCTGGGCATTCGCAGGGGTCCAGGATGGATGGAGATTTACATTCGGTGGCGTACTGCTTCCTGCTTTGCTGCAAGCCGGCATCATGCCGCTGTTGCCGCAGAGTCCACGCTTTTTGCTCGCACAGCAGCGTGAGAAAGAGGCTCACGCAACTCTCCTCCGTCTCCGCGCGGGGATCAGAGGGGTGGACGCGGTGGAGGACGAACTTCAGGCGATTCGCTTGGCACTGGGGGCGGAGCGCCTGCATGGCTTTTTGGACCTCTTCCGTTCCCGTGACAACATGCTTCAGAGACTGCTTGTTGGGATGGCGCTGGTGTTCTTGCAGCAGGCTACGGGGCAGCCCAACATTTTGGCGTACGCGTCAACTGTTCTCAGCAGCGTGGGCTTCCATGGGAACGAGGCAGCGACTCTTGCGTCCACTGGTTTTGGTGTGGTTAAAGTGGGCGGGACCATTCCTGCAGTTTTTTTAGTGGACAAAGTGGGGCCTAAAGCCCTTCTGTGTGTTGGAGCCGTCATTATGATGTTGTCAACGGCAACTCTGGGGGCCGTTACAATGCAGAGCCACACACATGTTTCCAGTCTATGCAAAAGCCCCATAAATAAAGCAAACCTCACAGTACTTGGgatgggagatgagactgatATCCAGACGAACACTCCACTGGGCTTATACCAGCCTTCTGATTACGAACTTCAAACCAAGCATAAATCAGACCCTTTCCTCACTAGCACTAATGGCACTAAGGGCCACTGGATTTTAAACTACACTTATGATCATAGGACAGCATTGATGAAACAGGCTGAGGGTTCTGAGAAAGACAGTTCAAAAATTGCTCTTCAATCTCTTCATGTTAATGAGGTGTCGCCCTCTCTGAAATGGATCTCGCTGGTCAGCCTGCTAGTATATGTAGCTGGATTCTCCATCAGCTTGGGACCAAGTAAGTTGCCAAATCACTGTTCACACTTGTcacataaaaacaaacattccttttaaaagaataattcagccaaaaattaaattctgtcatcctttaatcatcttcatgtcattccaaaccaatATGATGGATTTTAGCGATTCTTTTAATgttgcatttttaatttttcaagCTGTTCTTTCGTTCTCTCACTTTTAACCAAACTTATTTCTGCCCTTGTAATCATCTTTAGTGGTTCATGTAGTTTTGAGTGCGATCTTCCCGAATGGCATCCGTGGAAAGGCTGTGTCTGTCATCTCTGCTTTTAACTGGGCCACAAATTTACTCATATCGATGACCTTCCTTACCATGacaggtaacacacacacacacacacacacacacaagcacagaGAGGAGATTATGAGATCAGTAGATCATCGTGACCCAGTTATATTGCAGGGTGCAGTCAGTGTATTATCAGGATCTGGCTTCTGAAGGTCATCCAATAAAACCATGAAGATTGAGACTCTTTTTCTCAATTTAGATAAGTGGTTAATTTGTCCTTTCTCATGGGGTGCTTTTTTCATCTGGGACCTTGCTCTGACACTATGAGGaggaaaatattataattaggGAGCATCACTATTATTTTCCTCATACTTGTGGTTAGTGGTTTGTTCAAATCTCTAAGCCTAAATATTACATTGTAATACCTGTCACTAATTGACATGACTAAAGACATAAGtgtcatttatttgtcatttaaatgtcataaatgcctctcttcatcaaactgcactggttgccaatggctgctggcatcaaattcaaggcactagttctcgcctacaaaacaaccactggctctgcaccaatatacctaaactcacttgttcagacttacacaccctccagaagcttgcgttctgcgagcgagcggcgcctcgtggttccatcccaaagaggaatgaaatcgctctcactgacattttcctggaccgttcccacctggtggaatgacctgccgtgctgccgagtctgtagccatttttaaaaaacatcttaagacacatcttttccaattgcacttgaccaatacagaatagcacttactgatcaccacagcaacgaccaaaaagcgcacactcctggatcatatctacgtctctcatccggatttgtgccttcaggcgggtatgttacatagttatcttaactatcaaaatccagtgttctgtattttgcgtacgtgagtttttgttgtagatggctattgctgcgcgtttagctagaatgccatacaaaaccaacccattgggccactgaatctgcattaacgacaacagctggggcaacagccttagttctaatgggttgttatcatagctatcaaaatccagtgttcggcattttgcgtacgtgagtttttgttgtagatgtctataaaaaatttttttttaaaaattgtgtattgtgctaattaattgagatttcttacagctcttacaggttgttggccttgtctgtttcgttgcttctattactctccccttttttgtaagtcgctttggataaaagtgtctgctaaatgattaaatgtaaatgtaaatgtaaatttaattcCAAGTAGAGTCTGAAAAAGACACCATGATTGGGTCCATACAGGCATTATGTAAGAGTTCATTTAGCCATAGATCATTAACGGATGTGTTGTTTTGATTCGAGATACTATTCTGGAAAAACATTGGATTAATTATTAATGTTAGAATTTATCCCAGAATGTGTTTTCATAGCCTTCAAGGATTGCTCTAGCTAACGTTAGatagatatatttttttgtgttcaacagaagaaactcatatatatatatatatatatatatatatatatatatatatatatatatatatatatatatatatatatatatatatatatatatatatatatatataatatacacacaccaatcaggcataacattatgaacatATGGACAAATGTTCCTagtattgtgttggtccccttttCGCCCTGACCCATCATGGCATGGACTCCACTGGACCACTGAAGGTGTGCGGTGATATCTGGCACAAAGATgtcagcagcagatcctttaagtcctgtaagttgtgactTGGGGCCTctatggattggacttgtttgttcagcacatcccccagatgctcgattgaattgagatctggggaatttggaggccgagtcaacacctcaaacttgttgttgtgctcctcaaaccattcctgaaccatgcTGAAAGGggacacagccaccagggaatacagtttccatgaaagggtgtacatggtctacagtaatgcttaggtaggtgtcAAACTAACAGCTACATGGATGGCAGTACCcagggtttcccagcagaacactacccaaagcatcacactgtcgCTGCCGGCTAATctttttcccatagtgcatcctggtgccatgtgttccccaggcaAATAACGCACATGTacctggccatccacgtgatgtaaaagaaaatgtgattcatccgACCATGCCACCtacttccattgctccatggtccagttctaatg
This region of Pseudorasbora parva isolate DD20220531a chromosome 6, ASM2467924v1, whole genome shotgun sequence genomic DNA includes:
- the slc2a12 gene encoding solute carrier family 2, facilitated glucose transporter member 12 codes for the protein MKVSEESIKMTSDPQSKTFLRNPDTHTYLEKSPSAKTGNGAALVLCSVSVACLSGLMMGYEMSLISGALLQLRDALTLSCPEQEQVVGSLLFGAFFLSLGGGTLLDRYGRRFTIILTALLCVLGTLLSVCVVSFWTLVVGRMLVGMAVALSGTASCLYAAEVSPATWRGRCVCVYELMVVLGMLLGFGLSWAFAGVQDGWRFTFGGVLLPALLQAGIMPLLPQSPRFLLAQQREKEAHATLLRLRAGIRGVDAVEDELQAIRLALGAERLHGFLDLFRSRDNMLQRLLVGMALVFLQQATGQPNILAYASTVLSSVGFHGNEAATLASTGFGVVKVGGTIPAVFLVDKVGPKALLCVGAVIMMLSTATLGAVTMQSHTHVSSLCKSPINKANLTVLGMGDETDIQTNTPLGLYQPSDYELQTKHKSDPFLTSTNGTKGHWILNYTYDHRTALMKQAEGSEKDSSKIALQSLHVNEVSPSLKWISLVSLLVYVAGFSISLGPMVHVVLSAIFPNGIRGKAVSVISAFNWATNLLISMTFLTMTERIGLPTVIFSYAAMSFVLVVFVIVFVPETKGRSLEQISKELAMKNHLSSTLLCHRRKHEATAQPTPEEKALTTI